One uncultured Gellertiella sp. genomic window carries:
- a CDS encoding FMN-binding negative transcriptional regulator, with protein sequence MYQPPHFRQDDLDLQHALIRAHPLALVITAGQSGILANPVPVHLDAGASEKGTLRLHVARANPQWQEIEAGADLLLVFEGPDAYVTPSFYQTKRDTGKVVPTWNYVMVQVRGRATVHQDADWLQRQITALTEGQENGRPDPWAVSDAPHDFIAMQMRAIIGVEVEITEITGKWKVSQNRPEADRQGVVAGYEAAGNAEMAGLVKRFGKI encoded by the coding sequence ATGTACCAGCCGCCGCATTTCCGGCAAGACGATCTCGACCTGCAGCACGCGCTGATCCGCGCCCATCCGCTGGCGCTGGTGATCACGGCGGGACAATCCGGCATCCTGGCCAATCCGGTTCCGGTCCATCTCGATGCCGGTGCCTCGGAAAAGGGAACGCTCCGCCTGCATGTCGCCCGCGCCAATCCGCAATGGCAGGAGATCGAGGCGGGGGCGGATCTGCTGCTGGTCTTTGAGGGGCCGGATGCCTATGTCACGCCGTCCTTTTACCAAACCAAGCGCGACACCGGCAAGGTCGTGCCGACCTGGAATTATGTCATGGTGCAGGTGCGCGGCCGGGCGACCGTGCATCAGGATGCCGACTGGCTGCAGCGCCAGATCACGGCGCTGACGGAGGGGCAGGAGAACGGCCGCCCTGACCCCTGGGCCGTCTCCGACGCACCGCACGATTTCATCGCCATGCAGATGCGGGCGATCATCGGCGTGGAGGTTGAAATTACCGAAATCACCGGCAAATGGAAAGTCAGCCAGAACCGCCCGGAAGCCGACCGCCAGGGCGTGGTCGCCGGCTATGAGGCGGCCGGCAATGCGGAAATGGCCGGACTGGTGAAGAGGTTCGGGAAGATATAA